AGGAattatgaagaaaaaaatatacataattCATATTTCCTTTTTTCCATGTTTTTGAATTCCTACTTTCATACGTGACTATCAAACAATAGTTTTGAAGCCTTTCtttgttttcaaattttagtagAATCTAATAAACATGACATTTTAAACGGGCCCTAAAATTGCTACacgccgtcgtcggcgtcccGGCGCGCcctttccccttccccttcccgcgCCGGCGTGCTCCCTCCCTTCCCCGCAAAACCCTCCAAAACCCTCTCGAATTCCGGCCCattcccccctccctctccaacCCTTCCACCCCATGCCccacccctccgccgccgcgatgctcccctcgccttcctccctcctccgcctcctccgccgcccacaccctcgcctcctccccccgccgcccccgctcCTCACCcgcttcctctcctcttcctcccccggcgacgccgccggatGGGCCTCCTACGACCCGCTGACCGACAGCCTCGCCCCAccggcggcagccgccgccgcgtccgacTCGGAGGCCCCCGCGGAGGGCGAGGCTTGGGGCGTGTTCGACGCCGTGACCGGCCGCATCGTCATGAAGGAGCACCCGCCCTactcccagccgccgccgcccggccccgacGAGGAGAGGTCcaaggtggggaggaggaggagcgctgGGGTGAAGGACGAGGCGAGGTGGTCGTCGGTGGCCGCCGTGGGGAAGGCCCGCGGCAAGGCGGGGAAGGAGAGGGCCTCGTACGTGTGCGGCAACTGCGGGGAGGGCTTCTCGCAGTGGTGGGGCACGTGCCGCCACTGCGAGGCGATGGGGACCCTGACCAAGTACGTCCCGGGCTCTGATCCTGGTGCCTCCGTGGGGTCACACCATGCCTTCCGGTCGTGGATTCCGCAGAAGAGCAAGGAGATGGTGCCCCAGAGCCTTCAGCAAGTGACCAAGGGAGTTGATCAGTCCGAGTGGCGAATACCGCTGTAACATCTCTCACCATCAACACTGTTATTTCTTCATATTAAATCATGCAAGTGTGCGAAAAATTTGAATATATGCATCTTCTTTAGTTCTGTCTCCAAACTCTTGTACATTACTAGTAAGTGTGTcaaatatatgattgttattTGCGAAAACATGAATGCGCTCTACAATTTTATTCTCCATGCGTTAGTTCTTTCCATTATTGGCTGATGATGTTCATGGATCTATCTTACTTGTAGGTCCGGGAACTTCGGAATGGAGATTGCTCGAGTGCTTGGGGGTGGGGTTGTTCCTGGTAAAACATAACTCTGAAGTATGAACTTTCATGGTACAGCTTGAGAAGAAAGTCGTAACTGTGTATAGGGCTGTAGGTTCACATGTCATATTTGTATAAATTCCATACCCTGACATGGATTTTACAATTTATCAACGCTTTTGAATTGCACATGACAATCATATATATCGGTAAATATGACAGCATTTAAATGGTATTTAAAGTGTTATGGTTATATGTTCTTTTGCCTTTTGAAACTGACTCTGAAATGAACTATACATTCCTCACAGTGAATGCATAGATAATTTCTTGAATTGGCTTTGATGTTTGAACCCACATCTTCTGCTCTATATGTTTTACTTGTTTTTAACGTTCTTATCATTTCTTTTGAACATGTAACATGGTGAAATACCAATTATAGCAGAGTTCATACACCGAAATAATTATGGCTGAGTTTCAGATAAATCTTTAACTTGTACCTCACCATGTTGTTGTGACTCTATTTCTGTAAGTTTTCTTTTCATGTCGTACCATTCTACTTCTGGGTTATGTTTATCAAGTTTGAGAAATGTACATGTAACATGTCACATGGTCCACACGGATCTTTTTGTTACTACATGCTATCAATGGGATACATGCTACCTACTGTATACCATGAGTTGTTACATAATTTTGCAGGGTCCTTGATTCTAGTAGGTGGGGATCCAGGTGTAGGAAAAAGTTCATTGATATTACAGGTAAACACACGCATTTGGCTATTCATTGTTAGTTGATCTACCTTTTTCTTCAGGTGTTTCCAAGCCATCACAATTTACTTATCACACAAATTTGGAATTTTAATACTTTATCTACCTACTTAATTACATGCTGAGTTTTAACCTTGTTATTTTCAGTACCTAATTTTAACTTTTGGAATTGTACAGTTACATCTCTTTCTGCTTCTTTTTCCTGTATAGCTTGCTTCTATCATGTCCGAGAATATTGGTGCTGGGGAGTCTTCTGCTATCGTATATGTGTCTGGCGAGGAGGTTGGTTACTGCCTTGTTCCATCTCTACCGTTTGTGCATTCTCAAGTGTCAACTGTTTCAGTTTCTTGTTGGCAGATTCATGGGCATATCTACTGAAAATCTTATGATAACCtttaatatttaataatgaTCTTAGGTCTGATACTTATTTCGAGAGCATTGTTTGATACACATGTAATTTTGTCCCCAGAGCATTGAGCAAATTGGAAACAGGGCTGATCGGATGAGTATCAAGTCTAGAAATTTGTACTTGTATTCTAGTACAGATATCGAGGTAACATTATTTGGCTGGCACTAATTATGTGCATTAAAGATttattatttgtttgttttataATGGCTTTTTTAAAGGATGTGAACATATAAACTAAGTTTCAAATTCAGAGAATTTCTCATAACCTGCTGTTCTAATAATAAGTTGAGTGTGACTTTAATGTTCTCAAGTGCTAAAATTTGTTGTATCCTCTTTGCTCATCCACTTATATGCAAGGATCTCATATGACGCAAATAAATTAGCTTTGGAAATTTCCATTTTATGGTTTCACAGTAGCTTCAGATCTATTAAATGATTGGTGCATGATGATAGTTCAAATTTCATATCTTCAAGGAAAATTTAACATTGTAAGAACTGCTGTTAAGTGTTATTTAACCCTTCCCACCCCAGCGGTTGGACTGGAAAAGAGCAGATCAATAGCTTTCTGGGGCTGGGTGAGCGGATCATTTTGGTCTGGTAAAACTGGACTTGCTCAGGCAGGTTTGCGGTTGATCAGCTGATCTGCCCATTATACTCTACCAATCTGCTCTTCATTAAACATTGTTCTTTATATTCAATACCAACCGCTAAGATTACTCTCCAGAGGCACCGGGTACAATTAAATGATACGCTCCGATCTCATTGTGTCATAAAGGCAGGCTTGCTCTGCTTGGTTAATGTAGTTTGAAATTCAGCTAAATTTCTCTCTACTACTTCATGTATGTCGGGGATGGTTCTTCTATACTTTGTGTACATCTGTTGATATTGAGTATAACATATGTGTGGTCTGGGTGTTGATCTTCCTGTTAATGGCCCAGTGTCCCGAGGCTTTATTACCAGGTTGATGGACATGACAAATCTGATATCACCATGTTCTGCAGTAGTGGCTTTTAAAGAAATTTGGGCCTGGATTCTAAATGCTTCCATGGATATAGTACATGCGACCTATGGTTTAGACACCAAGCTTATGTGATCTCTGACTTTTATTATACCATTTAACCAAGTCAAAACATTTCTATCCTAGAGGAAACCTAAGCAACCAGAGTAATAATCAACAACCAGATTACGCTGACAAATTGTTTCTCAACATTCTTGTTCCACAGGATATCTTGGACAAAATCCAACCATTATCTCCTAGGGCACTCATTATTGATTCAATTCAGACAGTTTATCTAAGAGGATTTGCTGGAAGTGCTGGGAATATGACTCAGGTGCCTATGCTACTTCATCTGATAGGTTCCTGAATCCTGATTATCTGTAGGCATGCCTGCCATGGCATGTCATGTTTAACCTGTATAAACTCTTTTCTAATTTTCTTTATATTATACCTGTCAATTGCAGTCCATTAGGGCATATATATAGACAGCAATCTAATTCCATGCAGGGGTGAATGCAGCCATAGGCTAAACCCTGGGTCGGCCTTGCTTATATTGGGCTGAGTTTGAATTTCTGTGGTCAAATCGGCATATCTTCATCTTTTTAGTCCCAGGACTAAGACCAGGACCCAAGCGACCTGAGTCCTGTCTGTCCTGCCTCCGTAGGGCCGTTGGTACTGCATGTTAACAGTACTCATATGTCGCTGTTTGTGGTAGTTGTTTGGGTTAAAGGTCAAGTCATAGTGTCTATATTCGTACAGTTTGGTATCTATTTTTCatcaagaaaataaataaacaagaGTCTGTAATCGCCCCCTCTTCTCCCTTGCCCGTCAATACGAACCCTTTACGCATCTGCTGATTATTATTGTGTCCGGGTTACTGTATGCGAATGATCAATATGAACCCTTGCAATTCAAACTGAAGGTTGTGTTTTCGGTATTCTATCATGAGTCAATCTTTCTAATTTATATCAATCATGGGTTTGCCTTGAATGCCATTTatattccctttttctttttttcccttttgctaTATCTAAATGTTCACTTCACCTTAAATAACTAGTTTTTAGAGTCTTAGCGTTGCATCTACTAACATTTTAATTTATGAGCTACATATTGCATATCTAATTCGAGTCACAGATGTCCTGATTTCATGAAGTGGATATTGCTTCTGTGCTACTGGAAAATGCGCACATTCACATCTCTACTTGTTGAAATGTCTGCCTTTCTTTTGTGGACAATAGGTGAAGGAATGCACCTCTGCGCTGTTAAGATTTGCAAAATTGACAAATATTCCTGTTATCTTGGTAAGTTTCCTAATGTGCAAGAAGTTTATTGTTTTGTATGGTACGTCCTATTCCTTGATGAATCTGTGTCTTTGTTCTGTTGTCTTCATCAATAACCTTTTCTTTCCCTTCCATTTTCCTTTTTCAGATTGGACATGTTACAAAAACTGGTGATATTGCTGGTCCCCGTTTGTTAGAGCACATTGTAGATGTTGTTTTATATATGGAGGTTGGTAAATTACCCCATCAAACACAGTTTTCCTTATAGATTAGGAATACTGGAGtgtatcaaaatttttatagcCTGTTGTAGATTATATAACAAATACTGTGTTACACTTGTAACCAATCCTTTTGTGATATCTTTGTATGTCGTATATTTCCTTCCTGGGTGCCTGGTTGAGAAGAAATTAGTGATTCGATTCATGTAGCCTCATGTATGTGCCACCTTCATCTCAGAAACTAGAAAGTAATATTTGTTTTCTGCAGAGACGGAGAGAATTAGCCCATGGCCTTGGCTGGACCTGCTTGCATTGGCTCTTTGTATCTTTCAATACTTTTGCAAGTTCTCCTGGAAACTAAATGAGCCTTTAATTCTAGGCCTGGAACCTCACCTGTAATTATTTAAACCCGTGAGATGGTAAACATGTAAATTTGTGATAGGTTGCAAGTTCCCCTTAACATGCTGTTTattgttgtttaattatttCTTATGAGTTGGCATGTTCTAGGTTGAAAAGCCT
The Oryza sativa Japonica Group chromosome 6, ASM3414082v1 DNA segment above includes these coding regions:
- the LOC4340150 gene encoding uncharacterized protein — translated: MPHPSAAAMLPSPSSLLRLLRRPHPRLLPPPPPLLTRFLSSSSPGDAAGWASYDPLTDSLAPPAAAAAASDSEAPAEGEAWGVFDAVTGRIVMKEHPPYSQPPPPGPDEERSKVGRRRSAGVKDEARWSSVAAVGKARGKAGKERASYVCGNCGEGFSQWWGTCRHCEAMGTLTKYVPGSDPGASVGSHHAFRSWIPQKSKEMVPQSLQQVTKGVDQSEWRIPLSGNFGMEIARVLGGGVVPGSLILVGGDPGVGKSSLILQLASIMSENIGAGESSAIVYVSGEESIEQIGNRADRMSIKSRNLYLYSSTDIEDILDKIQPLSPRALIIDSIQTVYLRGFAGSAGNMTQVKECTSALLRFAKLTNIPVILIGHVTKTGDIAGPRLLEHIVDVVLYMEGERCLSHRLLRSVKNRFGSTDELGVFEMSGYGLQPVLNPTEMFLTEHDLDSEILAGLAVAVVLDGSRTFAIEVQALCVSGSPRNGEVVGIPRNRADIIISVLMKQAGLKLQDNAVFLNVVSGFMLTETAGDLAIAASICSSFLEYPIPNDIAFIGEVGLGGELRTVPRMDKRVLAIAKLGYKKCVVPKTSEKLLRPLNLELEILPCSNLKEVINTVFRPQG